A genomic segment from Geitlerinema sp. PCC 7407 encodes:
- the dpdH gene encoding protein DpdH, giving the protein MTFSKYVCWHPDMVRKVMDVEATQPEDHIFLATHHPIKMYRQPLTEAQSKVPYDEEKFLKDFLETPDFAFVPVLGTSGTGKSHLIRWLNTRIRSIRQEPHYRVLLIPKVGTNLRDIIERILTGLEGSEFDEYRNRLRQATNTLSEAEAREQLLANLAIAVGPSGKHDRNRLSFTQNGLIDSLPALLFDPYFREHWLREEGIIHKLIIHVLGHRDSVEIVEERRQFSVEDLPRDIRDIDKASAAARSFYALLVGDDEVQQASVDWLNEHLDEAVAKVLNLGREDLQQLMLDVRRALARQGVELILLIEDFAKLQGIDREVLEAVLARPQQIEGVALCPMRTALACTTGYFQGLIDTVRTRTDFSVNLDIEAVGDQSLVTQADVQQLAVRYLNAVRLGNQEIQTWMEDAEEETGEPRNPIPSACMDCDYRTPCHNGFGQVDGMGLYPFSAKAIERMRDRANPGVFNPRILIKDVLRYTLEYHGSDLKLGRFPSPLLLDHFRGSTLSAMLIREIESRDTAENARRREALLNLWTDGNKLHDLAPEIHTAFDLPALGIQQQEISTPISLPTTSTATRAKETTATSTNVAKLPILDQTDSVTLPTGLEEQLQALDQWRNGTQLPQNVADDLRRRLFPAIEAMIDWDAELLLRNQFSDKLFKQRNINFRNAATSSQVRDVELLLPLVPDDLGDTAIALQAILLYNHYKHWKFPDGSTFFRIYARKLEEWSNFVLNEIPKCTTRTRQAWDPVPAVVELLAIAGRMAGRPTDNLEDRINAVFTDLEKVEISSRANYWQKLFNTLKKNQPKLQEILQARIPCTKGGRAVLQMIDAAQLVSPLKAVADEWKPQVDVSDSSTDQPFKAIGDTRRAIDELLEQAVREERDRQLNVYQQLINELGEDFSQKEVVASLTKTIDQVRGAGIPGISNRDALMEAMKNFENARLKGYLDLMKKIQNTEEIGLLFQYLSSASERPVEIISRFLNLARQAVDKSTESTQKSLADLRSTGAGDLEASYIGIERSLLELQQLAHEIKGESPCS; this is encoded by the coding sequence ATGACTTTCAGTAAGTATGTATGCTGGCATCCAGATATGGTTCGTAAAGTAATGGATGTAGAAGCCACTCAACCAGAAGATCACATCTTTTTGGCGACCCATCACCCAATTAAGATGTATCGCCAACCTCTAACCGAAGCTCAATCTAAAGTGCCATATGATGAGGAGAAGTTTCTGAAGGATTTTCTGGAAACCCCAGATTTTGCTTTTGTTCCAGTGTTGGGAACTTCGGGTACAGGAAAATCTCATTTGATCCGATGGTTGAATACCCGAATCCGCAGTATTCGCCAAGAGCCTCATTATCGAGTGCTGTTGATTCCTAAGGTCGGCACTAACCTAAGAGACATTATTGAACGTATCTTAACTGGACTTGAGGGATCTGAATTTGACGAGTATCGGAACCGCCTTCGGCAAGCTACCAATACACTTAGTGAAGCTGAAGCTCGTGAACAGCTTTTGGCTAATCTAGCGATTGCGGTTGGACCAAGTGGAAAACATGACCGTAATCGACTTTCCTTTACCCAGAATGGTTTAATTGATTCGTTGCCAGCACTGCTTTTTGATCCTTATTTCCGAGAACATTGGTTAAGAGAAGAAGGCATCATTCACAAACTCATAATACATGTACTAGGGCATCGTGACTCCGTTGAAATTGTGGAGGAAAGAAGACAATTTTCTGTGGAGGATTTACCTCGCGACATTCGAGATATCGATAAAGCAAGCGCAGCCGCACGGTCCTTCTACGCACTCCTTGTTGGTGATGATGAAGTTCAACAAGCATCTGTAGATTGGCTGAATGAGCACCTGGATGAGGCAGTTGCCAAAGTCCTGAATCTGGGGCGAGAAGATTTACAGCAACTGATGTTAGACGTGCGCCGAGCTTTAGCCCGTCAGGGAGTTGAGCTAATTCTACTCATTGAAGACTTTGCCAAGTTACAGGGAATTGATCGAGAAGTTTTGGAAGCTGTTTTAGCTCGTCCACAGCAGATTGAAGGGGTGGCTCTATGTCCAATGCGGACAGCCCTCGCTTGTACCACTGGTTATTTCCAGGGCTTGATTGATACAGTCCGAACACGGACTGACTTTAGCGTGAATTTGGATATCGAAGCGGTCGGTGATCAGTCTCTGGTTACTCAAGCAGATGTTCAGCAGTTGGCAGTGCGGTACTTGAATGCAGTTCGGTTGGGCAACCAAGAAATCCAGACATGGATGGAAGATGCAGAAGAGGAAACAGGTGAGCCTCGGAATCCAATTCCTAGTGCCTGCATGGATTGTGACTATCGGACTCCATGTCATAACGGGTTTGGGCAAGTGGATGGTATGGGGCTATACCCTTTCAGTGCTAAAGCCATTGAGCGGATGCGCGATCGAGCCAATCCAGGCGTTTTCAATCCCCGAATTCTGATTAAAGATGTTCTGCGCTATACACTTGAGTATCATGGTTCCGACCTTAAGCTAGGTCGTTTTCCTTCTCCGCTTCTGCTGGATCATTTTAGAGGCAGTACACTCAGTGCGATGCTAATTCGAGAAATTGAGAGCAGAGATACTGCTGAAAATGCTCGTCGCCGTGAAGCCCTACTGAATCTCTGGACTGATGGCAATAAGCTCCATGACCTTGCCCCTGAAATTCATACAGCGTTTGATCTTCCAGCCTTAGGAATTCAACAGCAGGAAATTTCCACTCCAATTTCTCTACCTACTACAAGCACTGCAACACGCGCAAAAGAGACTACAGCAACTTCTACGAACGTTGCTAAACTACCAATACTTGACCAGACAGATTCAGTTACTCTACCTACGGGTTTGGAGGAACAACTCCAAGCACTTGATCAATGGCGAAATGGCACACAACTACCGCAAAATGTAGCAGATGATTTACGACGTAGGCTCTTTCCAGCCATTGAGGCAATGATTGATTGGGACGCAGAATTGCTTCTGCGTAATCAGTTCAGTGACAAACTGTTTAAGCAACGTAATATTAATTTTCGCAATGCAGCAACGTCCTCACAGGTCAGAGATGTTGAACTGCTACTTCCCTTAGTGCCTGATGATCTCGGAGATACAGCGATCGCTCTTCAAGCTATTCTGCTTTACAACCACTATAAGCATTGGAAGTTTCCTGATGGCTCAACCTTCTTCCGGATCTATGCGAGGAAACTGGAGGAATGGAGCAATTTCGTCTTAAATGAAATTCCAAAATGTACAACTCGAACCCGGCAAGCTTGGGATCCTGTACCCGCAGTAGTTGAGCTGCTGGCGATCGCTGGTCGGATGGCGGGTCGTCCTACGGACAACCTGGAGGATCGCATTAATGCTGTTTTTACTGATCTGGAAAAAGTTGAGATTAGCAGCCGAGCCAATTATTGGCAGAAGCTGTTTAATACCTTGAAAAAGAATCAACCCAAACTACAAGAAATCTTGCAAGCAAGGATTCCTTGTACAAAAGGAGGGAGGGCTGTACTTCAAATGATTGATGCAGCACAATTAGTCTCTCCATTAAAGGCAGTTGCTGATGAATGGAAACCTCAGGTTGATGTTTCAGATTCCAGCACAGACCAGCCATTTAAGGCGATTGGTGACACCCGGAGGGCAATCGATGAGCTTTTGGAGCAAGCTGTTCGGGAAGAGCGCGACCGCCAACTCAATGTTTACCAGCAACTTATTAATGAGCTAGGTGAAGACTTTTCACAAAAAGAAGTAGTTGCGTCCCTTACTAAAACAATTGACCAGGTTAGAGGAGCAGGCATTCCTGGTATTTCTAATCGTGATGCCTTAATGGAAGCGATGAAAAATTTTGAGAATGCAAGGCTGAAGGGTTATCTGGATTTGATGAAAAAGATTCAGAACACTGAAGAGATAGGGCTTCTTTTCCAATACTTGAGTAGCGCAAGTGAGCGTCCTGTTGAAATCATTTCCAGGTTCCTGAACCTTGCGAGACAAGCGGTAGACAAATCGACGGAATCGACCCAAAAAAGTTTGGCTGACTTAAGAAGTACTGGAGCAGGGGATTTGGAAGCCAGTTATATTGGGATTGAGCGATCGCTCCTGGAACTTCAGCAACTAGCGCATGAAATTAAAGGAGAATCACCATGCTCGTAG
- the dpdG gene encoding protein DpdG, with amino-acid sequence MSVLKNVEATPSRIRGVFRYLLNTRGQREKKSSLERILSPDYFVKDKPEKDRYSMARAAINEGIKSGLFISDNEDIALHPNLPVKAKNPQFGDEFLPTVLSQLFFNLDNYENHDLAILCAWYLHQDIFEAPTDSESMVESFSEQVGAIQISGLSDGETYKLNDERLRQFEYWFCFLNFGWRHSVLGKKAIVPDPTNYLRKVLKDVFKQKNSELIPVNEFILNLGRYCPVFESGAFRDEIEQKVGQREHNYLSSVTSVSLRRIEEEGLIKLDKLSDTAVWVFLDGSDSRISHITWLGDNLHGEQQ; translated from the coding sequence ATGAGTGTTTTGAAGAATGTGGAAGCTACACCAAGTAGAATTCGAGGTGTATTTAGATACCTGCTAAATACTAGAGGACAAAGGGAGAAGAAATCTTCTTTGGAGAGGATTCTTTCTCCAGATTATTTTGTCAAAGACAAACCTGAGAAAGATAGATATTCCATGGCTCGCGCTGCAATCAACGAAGGAATAAAATCAGGGCTATTCATTTCAGACAATGAGGATATCGCTCTTCATCCAAACTTGCCCGTTAAAGCCAAGAATCCTCAGTTCGGTGATGAGTTTCTTCCAACCGTTCTCAGCCAACTTTTCTTTAATTTAGATAATTATGAGAATCATGATCTAGCCATTCTTTGCGCCTGGTATCTTCATCAGGATATATTTGAAGCGCCTACCGATTCAGAAAGTATGGTGGAGTCTTTCAGTGAACAAGTAGGTGCAATCCAGATATCGGGACTAAGTGATGGTGAAACATACAAATTGAATGACGAGCGTCTTCGGCAGTTTGAGTACTGGTTCTGCTTCCTGAACTTCGGCTGGAGACATTCAGTTTTAGGAAAGAAGGCTATTGTTCCAGATCCTACAAACTATCTAAGAAAAGTTCTCAAGGATGTATTCAAGCAAAAGAATTCTGAGCTAATCCCCGTTAATGAATTCATTTTGAATCTAGGCAGGTATTGTCCTGTTTTTGAATCTGGAGCTTTTCGGGACGAAATTGAGCAAAAAGTTGGACAACGTGAGCATAACTATCTCTCAAGTGTCACATCCGTTTCACTTCGTCGTATAGAAGAAGAAGGGCTAATAAAGTTAGACAAGCTTTCAGATACAGCAGTATGGGTATTTCTAGATGGCTCTGATAGTCGAATCTCTCATATCACCTGGTTAGGAGACAATCTCCATGGAGAGCAGCAATGA